In a genomic window of Acidobacteriota bacterium:
- a CDS encoding MFS transporter: MPPPRPLFTPRFFVMCGFSFTVFISAFQLFPTAPFHIRDLGGSTFAAGLFLGLLTYASACSAPFTGAFADRIGHRRMLQIGSLAISGFSVAYALAPSPAVMLALVVPHGIFWSGLMVASGAYVTALVPEERRAEGIGYWGLSTVLAIALAPNIGFLVYRRGWLLLCGVMLALNLIMAAIAWSLEELHRPADPSEHRFTLEWRVLVVSLCVFLYSFGYGGVTSFSAMYAEAEGISPRAIYLTSVAAAILLSRPFAARLGDRFGYRRVFLPSMIVAGIGLAVLAVLPASRGAMIASAAVFGAGYGTAWPVFMAYMLGRVDSHRRGAAYGAMIAALDTGIGTGSTALGWIIQQYGYAAAFGFAAALSSLAVPYFLVADRAMRTVKSQS; encoded by the coding sequence CGCCCGCTGTTCACCCCGCGCTTTTTCGTGATGTGCGGGTTCAGCTTCACCGTCTTCATCTCCGCGTTCCAGCTCTTTCCGACCGCGCCGTTCCACATACGCGACCTTGGCGGCAGCACGTTCGCCGCCGGGCTGTTTCTGGGCCTGCTGACGTACGCCTCCGCCTGTTCGGCGCCGTTCACGGGAGCCTTTGCCGATCGCATCGGGCATCGACGCATGTTGCAGATCGGCAGCCTGGCGATCTCGGGGTTCTCGGTGGCCTACGCGCTGGCGCCGAGCCCCGCGGTCATGCTGGCGCTCGTCGTCCCGCACGGCATCTTCTGGTCGGGACTGATGGTCGCGTCGGGCGCCTACGTCACGGCGCTGGTGCCCGAGGAGCGCCGCGCCGAAGGGATCGGCTATTGGGGACTTTCGACGGTGCTGGCGATCGCGCTGGCGCCGAACATCGGGTTCCTGGTGTACCGCCGCGGCTGGCTGCTGCTGTGCGGCGTCATGCTTGCCCTGAACCTGATCATGGCCGCGATCGCGTGGTCGCTCGAGGAGCTGCACCGACCCGCCGATCCGTCCGAGCACCGCTTCACGCTCGAGTGGCGCGTGCTCGTGGTCTCACTGTGCGTCTTCCTGTATTCGTTCGGCTACGGCGGCGTCACCAGCTTCTCGGCGATGTACGCCGAGGCTGAGGGCATCTCACCACGGGCCATCTATCTCACGAGCGTGGCAGCCGCCATCCTGCTGAGCCGTCCGTTCGCGGCGCGGCTCGGCGATCGGTTCGGGTACCGGCGCGTGTTCCTGCCATCGATGATCGTTGCGGGCATCGGGCTTGCGGTGCTGGCAGTGCTGCCGGCGTCGCGGGGGGCCATGATCGCGTCGGCCGCCGTTTTCGGCGCGGGCTACGGCACCGCGTGGCCGGTATTCATGGCCTACATGCTTGGACGCGTGGATTCCCACCGCCGAGGCGCGGCGTACGGCGCGATGATCGCCGCGCTCGACACGGGAATCGGCACCGGATCCACGGCCCTTGGATGGATCATCCAGCAGTACGGCTACGCGGCCGCGTTCGGCTTCGCCGCCGCGCTGTCATCGCTGGCCGTCCCGTATTTTCTCGTCGCGGATCGCGCGATGCGAACGGTCAAGTCGCAGTCGTAA